A single window of Rhodamnia argentea isolate NSW1041297 chromosome 5, ASM2092103v1, whole genome shotgun sequence DNA harbors:
- the LOC115743695 gene encoding peroxidase P7-like, producing MATSDMLGFVVVVVFATLVVTATGCKLSPSHYQSTCPKALAIVRDGVAKAIKNETRMGASLLQLHFHDCFVNGCDASILLDDTPNFVGEKTAAPNNNSVRGFKVIDDIKASLEKACPGVVSCADILALAARDSVVYLRGPSWNVSLGRRDSTTASRSLANTSLPPPTSNLSALITSFSAQGLSVKNMVALSGSHTIGRSRCTSFRGRIYNDSNIDASFARKLQMKCPMSGNDNVPQRLDIQTPTLFDNFYFKNLLQKKGLLHSDQELFNGSSVGSLVKKYACDSSAFFQDFARAMIKMSKIRPPKGSNGQIRKNCRKVN from the exons ATGGCTACAAGCGATATGCTCGGCTTTGTCGTCGTCGTTGTCTTTGCCACCTTGGTTGTCACCGCTACCGGCTGCAAGCTCTCGCCGAGTCATTATCAATCGACATGCCCTAAGGCGTTGGCGATCGTTCGAGACGGAGTAGCAAAAGCAATCAAGAACGAGACCCGTATGGGCGCATCGCTGCTTCAGCTGCACTTCCACGACTGCTTCGTCAAT GGGTGCGATGCGTCGATATTGTTGGACGACACACCCAATTTTGTTGGCGAGAAAACAGCAGCTCCGAACAACAACTCAGTGAGAGGGTTCAAAGTGATCGACGACATCAAGGCTAGCCTAGAGAAGGCGTGCCCTGGAGTGGTTTCCTGTGCAGACATTCTTGCTCTGGCTGCTCGCGACTCGGTCGTCTAT TTGCGAGGTCCTTCATGGAACGTAAGCTTAGGAAGAAGGGACTCCACTACCGCTAGCAGGAGCCTTGCTAACACCTCCCTACCTCCACCTACTTCTAATCTTAGTGCTCTCATAACCAGCTTCTCTGCTCAGGGCCTTTCAGTCAAGAACATGGTGGCTCTTTCTG GTTCACATACCATTGGCCGATCGAGATGCACTTCCTTCCGAGGACGGATCTACAACGACTCGAACATAGATGCATCCTTCGCCCGTAAGTTGCAGATGAAATGTCCCATGAGTGGAAATGATAACGTCCCTCAAAGGCTAGACATCCAGACGCCAACCCTTTTCGACAACTTTTACTTCAAGAATTTGCTGCAGAAGAAGGGCCTTCTTCACTCAGATCAAGAGCTCTTCAACGGCAGTTCTGTGGGTTCACTGGTCAAGAAGTACGCATGCGATTCAAGCGCATTTTTCCAGGATTTTGCCAGGGCAATGATCAAAATGAGTAAAATTAGGCCCCCAAAAGGAAGCAATggtcaaataagaaaaaactgCAGGAAAGTGAATTAA
- the LOC115743696 gene encoding uncharacterized protein LOC115743696 isoform X3, with protein sequence MEAERKSGTRRRRKPLSDLTNAVSLSELEPPLKPSVPSAPKRIAPNPSSPGSALLPSTPSRPIASSSGHDVSGRSMFCATYNRRKPADKSKRKENAVGVPMTSSPARKIRNARNKLNDEGDGAGSKSCSIPNKRKQQRPPSRKDVPDDALQDYIREQKSYFEEIDAFELPEEEVASVNDLD encoded by the exons ATGGAAGCTGAGAGAAAGAGCGGcacgagaagaagaaggaagcctCTCTCGGACCTCACCAACGCCGTCTCTCTGTCCGAGCTCGAACCTCCTCTCAAACCCAGCGTTCCGTCTGCTCCCAAGAGGATCGCCCCAAACCCTAGCTCACCCGGTTCCGCGCTTCTCCCTTCCACGCCCTCTCGCCCTATCGCCTCTTCTTCCG GGCACGATGTTTCTGGGAGGTCTATGTTCTGTGCAACCTATAACCGCAGAAAGCCTGCGGATAAAAGCAAGCGTAAAGAGAATGCCGTTGGTGTCCCTATGACTAGCTCTCCGGCTAGGAAGATCAGAAATGCGAG GAACAAGCTTAATGATGAAGGAGATGGTGCTGGATCCAAGTCATGCTCTATACCGAATAAAAGG AAGCAGCAGAGGCCACCATCTAGGAAAGATGTGCCTGATGATGCCTTGCAAGATTACATCAGGGAGCAGAAATCTTACTTTGAAGAGATTGATGCATTCGAATTGCCAGAGGAGGAGGTAGCCTCGGTTAACGATTTGGACTAA
- the LOC115743696 gene encoding uncharacterized protein LOC115743696 isoform X1: MEAERKSGTRRRRKPLSDLTNAVSLSELEPPLKPSVPSAPKRIAPNPSSPGSALLPSTPSRPIASSSGHDVSGRSMFCATYNRRKPADKSKRKENAVGVPMTSSPARKIRNARNKLNDEGDGAGSKSCSIPNKRVFCQDSFAFKVVCCTYYIISSGFLSPRPLLVFVYLSRWKNIARTVFFAQLFLGC, translated from the exons ATGGAAGCTGAGAGAAAGAGCGGcacgagaagaagaaggaagcctCTCTCGGACCTCACCAACGCCGTCTCTCTGTCCGAGCTCGAACCTCCTCTCAAACCCAGCGTTCCGTCTGCTCCCAAGAGGATCGCCCCAAACCCTAGCTCACCCGGTTCCGCGCTTCTCCCTTCCACGCCCTCTCGCCCTATCGCCTCTTCTTCCG GGCACGATGTTTCTGGGAGGTCTATGTTCTGTGCAACCTATAACCGCAGAAAGCCTGCGGATAAAAGCAAGCGTAAAGAGAATGCCGTTGGTGTCCCTATGACTAGCTCTCCGGCTAGGAAGATCAGAAATGCGAG GAACAAGCTTAATGATGAAGGAGATGGTGCTGGATCCAAGTCATGCTCTATACCGAATAAAAGGGTATTCTGTCAAGATTCCTTTGCATTTAAA gtagtttgttgcacgtattatATCATCTCTTCTGGCTTCCTTTCACCTCGACCTTTGCTTGTTTTTGTATATCTCAGTAGATGGAAAAACATTGCCAGGACAGTGTTTTTTGCTCAATTATTTTTGGGATGTTGA
- the LOC115743696 gene encoding uncharacterized protein LOC115743696 isoform X2, producing MEAERKSGTRRRRKPLSDLTNAVSLSELEPPLKPSVPSAPKRIAPNPSSPGSALLPSTPSRPIASSSGHDVSGRSMFCATYNRRKPADKSKRKENAVGVPMTSSPARKIRNARNKLNDEGDGAGSKSCSIPNKRVFCQDSFAFKVVCCMYYIISSGFLSPRPLLVFVYLSRWKNIDWTVFFAQLFLGC from the exons ATGGAAGCTGAGAGAAAGAGCGGcacgagaagaagaaggaagcctCTCTCGGACCTCACCAACGCCGTCTCTCTGTCCGAGCTCGAACCTCCTCTCAAACCCAGCGTTCCGTCTGCTCCCAAGAGGATCGCCCCAAACCCTAGCTCACCCGGTTCCGCGCTTCTCCCTTCCACGCCCTCTCGCCCTATCGCCTCTTCTTCCG GGCACGATGTTTCTGGGAGGTCTATGTTCTGTGCAACCTATAACCGCAGAAAGCCTGCGGATAAAAGCAAGCGTAAAGAGAATGCCGTTGGTGTCCCTATGACTAGCTCTCCGGCTAGGAAGATCAGAAATGCGAG GAACAAGCTTAATGATGAAGGAGATGGTGCTGGATCCAAGTCATGCTCTATACCGAATAAAAGGGTATTCTGTCAAGATTCCTTTGCATTTAAA gtagtTTGTTGCATGTATTATATCATCTCTTCTGGCTTCCTTTCACCTCGACCTTTGCTTGTTTTTGTATATCTCAGTAGATGGAAAAACATTGACTGGACAGTGTTTTTTGCTCAATTATTTTTGGGATGTTGA
- the LOC115743696 gene encoding uncharacterized protein LOC115743696 isoform X4, with protein MEAERKSGTRRRRKPLSDLTNAVSLSELEPPLKPSVPSAPKRIAPNPSSPGSALLPSTPSRPIASSSGHDVSGRSMFCATYNRRKPADKSKRKENAVGVPMTSSPARKIRNARNKLNDEGDGAGSKSCSIPNKRKQQRPPSRKDVPDDALQDYIRQQKSYFEEIDAFELPEEEVGSVNDLD; from the exons ATGGAAGCTGAGAGAAAGAGCGGcacgagaagaagaaggaagcctCTCTCGGACCTCACCAACGCCGTCTCTCTGTCCGAGCTCGAACCTCCTCTCAAACCCAGCGTTCCGTCTGCTCCCAAGAGGATCGCCCCAAACCCTAGCTCACCCGGTTCCGCGCTTCTCCCTTCCACGCCCTCTCGCCCTATCGCCTCTTCTTCCG GGCACGATGTTTCTGGGAGGTCTATGTTCTGTGCAACCTATAACCGCAGAAAGCCTGCGGATAAAAGCAAGCGTAAAGAGAATGCCGTTGGTGTCCCTATGACTAGCTCTCCGGCTAGGAAGATCAGAAATGCGAG GAACAAGCTTAATGATGAAGGAGATGGTGCTGGATCCAAGTCATGCTCTATACCGAATAAAAGG AAGCAGCAGAGGCCACCATCTAGGAAAGATGTGCCTGATGATGCCTTGCAAGATTACATCAGGCAGCAGAAATCTTACTTTGAAGAGATTGATGCATTCGAATTGCCAGAGGAGGAGGTAGGCTCGGTTAACGATTTGGACTAA
- the LOC115743693 gene encoding peroxidase 4-like, with amino-acid sequence MATPVMLRFVGVVVLATLVITATGCKLSPSHYQSTCPKALAIVRDGVAKAIKNETRMGASLLRLHFHDCFVNGCDASILLDDTPSFVGEKTAAPNNNSVRGFEVIDNIKASLEKACPGVVSCADIIALAARDSVVYLGGPSWNVSLGRRDSTTASRSLANTSIPPPTSNLSALITSFSAQGLSVKNMVALSGSHTIGLSRCTSFRGRIYNDSNIDASFARKLRMKCPTSGNDNVLQRLDIQTPTLFDNFYYKNLLQKKGLLHSDQELFNGSSVGSLVKKYACDSSAFFQDFARAMIKMSKIRPPKGSNGQIRKNCRKVN; translated from the exons ATGGCTACACCCGTTATGCTCCGCTTTGTCGGCGTCGTTGTCCTTGCCACTTTGGTTATCACCGCTACCGGTTGCAAGCTCTCGCCGAGTCATTATCAATCGACATGCCCTAAGGCGTTGGCGATCGTTCGAGACGGAGTAGCAAAAGCAATCAAGAACGAGACCCGTATGGGCGCGTCGCTGCTTCGGCTGCACTTCCACGACTGCTTCGTTAAT GGGTGCGATGCGTCGATATTGTTGGACGACACACCCAGTTTTGTTGGCGAGAAAACAGCAGCTCCGAACAACAACTCAGTGAGAGGGTTCGAAGTGATCGACAACATCAAGGCTAGCCTAGAGAAGGCGTGCCCTGGAGTGGTTTCCTGTGCAGACATTATTGCTCTGGCTGCTCGCGACTCGGTCGTCTAT TTGGGAGGTCCTTCATGGAACGTAAGCTTAGGAAGAAGGGACTCCACTACCGCTAGCAGGAGCCTTGCTAACACCTCCATACCTCCACCCACTTCTAATCTTAGTGCCCTCATAACCAGCTTCTCTGCTCAGGGCCTTTCAGTCAAGAACATGGTGGCTCTTTCTG GTTCACATACCATTGGCCTATCGAGATGCACTTCCTTCCGAGGACGGATCTACAACGACTCGAACATAGATGCATCCTTCGCCCGTAAGTTGCGGATGAAATGTCCCACAAGTGGAAATGATAACGTCCTTCAAAGGCTAGACATCCAGACGCCGACCCTTTTCGACAACTTTTACTACAAGAATTTGCTGCAGAAGAAGGGCCTTCTTCACTCAGATCAAGAGCTCTTCAATGGCAGCTCTGTGGGTTCACTGGTCAAGAAGTACGCATGTGATTCAAGCGCATTTTTCCAGGATTTTGCCAGGGCAATGATCAAAATGAGCAAAATTAGGCCCCCCAAAGGAAGCAATggtcaaataagaaaaaattgcagGAAAGTGAATTAA